In Populus nigra chromosome 1, ddPopNigr1.1, whole genome shotgun sequence, one genomic interval encodes:
- the LOC133685765 gene encoding calcium-binding protein CML38: MMNKWQQFERVFNHFDENGDGKISPSELQQCVRKMGGELSVADAEAAVEFSDLDGDGSLGLEDFVKLVEGGEEEEKVKDLKEAFKMYEMEESGCITPKSLKRMLSRLGESKTIDECRIMISWFDLNGDGVLSFDEFKVMML, translated from the coding sequence ATGATGAATAAGTGGCAACAATTTGAGCGAGTGTTTAACCACTTTGATGAGAATGGAGATGGGAAGATATCACCTTCGGAGTTGCAGCAATGTGTTAGGAAAATGGGTGGAGAGCTTTCCGTTGCAGATGCAGAGGCAGCGGTGGAGTTTTCGGATTTGGACGGAGATGGCTCACTGGGGCTCGAGGATTTCGTTAAGCTTGTCGAGGGGGGTGAAGAGGAAGAGAAAGTGAAGGATTTGAAGGAGGCTTTCAAAATGTATGAAATGGAAGAAAGTGGCTGTATTACACCCAAGAGTTTGAAGAGGATGCTTAGCAGATTGGGCGAGTCTAAGACCATTGATGAATGCAGAATTATGATCTCTTGGTTTGATCTCAATGGTGATGGAGTCCTCAGTTTCGATGAATTTAAGGTTATGATGTTATGA
- the LOC133695889 gene encoding protein LYK2, with protein sequence MGMVPLISKLYFGAFTFILICLLGQNSSALGQNLLSCQTTSPDAPGYHCNSNGLQDQCKTFAILHTSSYFSSLSNLSFYLGLDRFVIAATNSFSANTEFLPKDQPLLIPIDCKCNGGFFQALVTKTTIKGESFYSISKSLEGLTTCKAIREKNPGISPENLNGKVQLQVPLRCACPSSTEFILATRLLLSYPVSAGDTISNLAIKFNTTPEAITSANSRSLTTFKPTSLVPLTSLLIPLGGKPTLGPLAKPNEPNLHIPPRSLPVINPHKKRSKMWRIGVYIAVTGAVVGVSIAIAAAFLVIQLKKKKQVLSKEADMELQQLSLSVRTTSDKKVSFDESQNHFDSQITDTTPGKVFVETYTVEELKRATEDFNSSNQIEGSVYHGRLNGKNLAIKRVQPETISKVELGLFQDATHHHPNIIRVVGTCLSEGPDSFLVFEYAKNGSLKDWLHGGLAMKNQFIASCYCFLTWNQRLKICLDVAVALQYMHHIMHPSYVHRNIKSRNIFLDEEFNAKIGNFGMAGCVEDDTKEPDFNSTNPASWSLGYLAPEAHQGVVSSSTDIFSFGVVLLEVLSGQTPITRPNDNGEGSIWLSKKIKSILLSENADELREWIDSAMGENYSYDEAATLANIARACTEEDPSLRPTSGEIVEKLLRLVEEATEGEQILICESSCKPLVKSTATSV encoded by the coding sequence ATGGGCATGGTTCCACTTATCAGTAAGCTCTACTTTGGAGCTTTCACCTTTATATTAATCTGTTTACTTGGACAGAACAGCTCTGCACTTGGACAGAACTTGTTGAGCTGCCAGACAACATCTCCAGATGCTCCTGGCTACCATTGTAACAGTAACGGATTGCAGGATCAGTGCAAGACATTTGCTATTCTTCACACTAGCTCATACTTCTCGTCTCTTTCCAACTTAAGCTTTTATTTGGGCTTAGATCGGTTTGTGATCGCGGCAACAAACAGCTTTTCTGCCAACACTGAATTTCTGCCGAAAGATCAGCCTTTGCTGATACCGATTGACTGCAAATGCAATGGTGGCTTCTTTCAGGCTCTTGTGACGAAAACTACCATCAAAGGGGAGAGTTTTTACAGCATTTCTAAGTCACTGGAGGGACTAACAACCTGCAAAGCCATTCGAGAGAAGAACCCAGGTATCTCACCGGAGAATCTAAATGGTAAAGTTCAGTTACAGGTACCCTTGAGATGTGCTTGTCCATCCTCTACTGAATTCATTCTAGCAACTAGACTATTGCTTTCTTATCCTGTAAGTGCAGGCGACACAATCTCAAACCTTGCTATTAAGTTCAATACTACTCCAGAAGCTATTACATCCGCAAATAGCAGATCATTGACAACCTTTAAACCCACAAGCCTTGTACCTCTTACATCTCTTTTGATACCACTAGGTGGCAAGCCTACCCTCGGTCCCCTTGCAAAACCTAATGAACCCAATTTGCATATTCCTCCAAGAAGCCTTCCAGTGATCAATCCACATAAGAAAAGGTCCAAGATGTGGAGGATTGGTGTTTATATTGCTGTTACTGGAGCTGTAGTTGGAGTAAGCATTGCTATTGCAGCAGCTTTCTTGGTGAtccaattgaagaagaagaagcaagtttTAAGCAAGGAGGCAGATATGGAGCTTCAGCAGCTTAGTTTAAGTGTAAGAACTACAAGTGACAAGAAAGTCTCATTCGATGAATcacaaaatcattttgatagTCAGATCACTGACACCACACCCGGTAAGGTGTTTGTGGAGACTTACACTGTAGAGGAGCTCAAAAGAGCAACCGAGGACTTCAATTCAAGCAATCAAATCGAAGGTTCTGTGTATCATGGTCGTCTCAATGGGAAGAACTTGGCAATAAAGCGCGTGCAACCAGAAACTATTTCAAAAGTTGAGCTTGGGCTTTTTCAAGATGCAACTCACCATCATCCAAACATAATTAGAGTGGTCGGAACATGTTTGAGTGAAGGTCCTGATtcatttttggtttttgagtACGCTAAAAATGGATCTTTGAAGGATTGGCTTCATGGGGGACTGGCCATGAAGAACCAATTCATTGCCTCTTGCTACTGTTTCCTAACGTGGAATCAGAGGCTGAAGATATGTCTTGATGTAGCAGTGGCCCTACAATATATGCACCATATCATGCACCCTAGCTATGTTCATAGAAACATCAAGAGCCGGAACATCTTCCTCGATGAAGAATTCAATGCGAAGATAGGAAATTTCGGCATGGCAGGGTGTGTTGAAGATGATACCAAGGAGCCAGACTTTAATTCAACCAACCCTGCCTCTTGGAGCCTTGGATACTTGGCCCCTGAGGCTCATCAAGGTGTGGTTTCCTCTAGCAcagatatattttcttttggggTGGTTTTGTTGGAGGTTCTATCTGGACAAACACCGATAACAAGGCCTAACGACAACGGAGAAGGGAGCATTTGGCTGTCGAAGAAAATCAAGTCCATCTTGCTATCAGAAAATGCGGATGAGCTGAGAGAATGGATTGACAGTGCAATGGGGGAGAATTACTCATATGATGAGGCTGCCACTTTGGCCAATATTGCACGAGCTTGCACAGAAGAAGACCCTTCTTTGAGACCAACTTCTGGCGAAATCGTCGAAAAGCTGTTGAGATTGGTGGAAGAAGCCACAGAAGGAGAGCAGATACTAATCTGTGAAAGCTCTTGCAAACCTCTAGTCAAGTCAACTGCAACAAGTGTTTAA